A region of the Streptococcus oralis Uo5 genome:
TAATAGTCAAAACTACATAAATAGCAGCAACAATAGCAATATCTGCCATGTCGCGAACAGTTAATTTTTTCATGTTTTCTCCTTTAGCGGTTTCCCGCGTAAAATATGCTTGGTGAAAGAAGCTAAGCACCAAGGGTTGAGGTTATCAACCTTACTAGTATAGCACATTAGCCAGTTTTATGCTATACTAAAATCATGAAAAAACTAATAAAAGCTTTCTTTGATAACGAAATCCTCTCCTACCTATTTTTTGGTGGTGCTACTACTCTGGTTTCTATTGTATCACGTTTGGTTATTTACCATATCAGCCACCAGGAAATCCTCGCAACTGCCCTCGCAAATATTATCGGGATTCTTTTTGCCTTTATCACTAATGATACATTTGTTTTTAAACAAGAGAGGAAGAATTGGCCAATTCGACTAGTTAAATTTTTCTTAGCCCGTCTCTCTACTCTTGGACTGGACCTTCTTTTAACTTATATCTTTGTTACAACCTTTCCTGATGTTATTGGCCAGTTTGTCGAACAGAATATAGATAGGGTTAATATGATTGAAACTATCCTAGCACAAATTTTGATCATCATTTTAAACTATATTTTCAGTAAAATCTATATTTTTAAAGGGGGTAACTGAGCACTTTGAGCGTTCAAGTTGCTTTTTGTCACAATTTAGGATATAATAAATTAGAAAATTAGGAAAGGAATTTATGAAAATGTTAAAGGATCTTAAAGAATTCTTGCTTCGTGGTAATGTCGTTGACCTTGCTGTCGGTGTGATCATTGCCTCTGCTTTTGGTGCTATCGTTACTTCATTTGTTAATGATATCATCACTCCACTCCTATTAAACCCAGCCTTGGAAGCTGCGCAAGTACAAAACATCGCTGAACTTGCATGGAATGGTGTTACATATGGTAAATTCTTAAGCGCTGTTATCAACTTCCTTGTTGTGGGTACAGTTCTCTTCTTCGTTATCAAAGGTATTGAAAAAGCTCAAAACCTTCGTAAGAAAGAGGAAGTGGTTGAGGAAGCACCTGCTGCTCCAACTGAACTTGAAGTTCTTCAAGAAATCAAAGCTCTTCTTGAGAAAA
Encoded here:
- a CDS encoding GtrA family protein, translated to MKKLIKAFFDNEILSYLFFGGATTLVSIVSRLVIYHISHQEILATALANIIGILFAFITNDTFVFKQERKNWPIRLVKFFLARLSTLGLDLLLTYIFVTTFPDVIGQFVEQNIDRVNMIETILAQILIIILNYIFSKIYIFKGGN
- the mscL gene encoding large conductance mechanosensitive channel protein MscL, encoding MLKDLKEFLLRGNVVDLAVGVIIASAFGAIVTSFVNDIITPLLLNPALEAAQVQNIAELAWNGVTYGKFLSAVINFLVVGTVLFFVIKGIEKAQNLRKKEEVVEEAPAAPTELEVLQEIKALLEKKIKQIKDLA